In Streptomyces capitiformicae, one genomic interval encodes:
- a CDS encoding UPF0182 family membrane protein — MPDRGGGPTGPRIRVGRPSRRVRTLLMTLGVLAALGMAFVMFAGFWTDWLWYRSVKYSSVFTTTLWTKIGLFAVFGLLMAASVGFNIWLAHRLRPPLSAMSMEQQSLDRYRMGIAPYKKWLLLGITALVGLIAGASASGQWRTWLMWVNGVPFGEKDPQFGLDVAFYAFDLPWYRFLLGFGFAAAVLSVIAAALTHYLYGGLRVTSPGARATAAATGHLSVLLGIFVALKAVAYWLDRYGLAVKSSDFKATGNWTGLRYVDANAYLPAKTILFCIAVICAVLFFATIWRRTWQLPVIGFGLMVLSAILIGGLYPAIVQKFQVQPNEQAKEAPYVEKNLVATRQAYGIDGTEVEEYSGTSDTTDKAKLRADADTTASIRMLDPNIVSPTFQQLQQMRNYYAFPTNLDVDRYGGEDGAEQDTVIGLRELNLAGIPKNNWINDHFRYTHGYGVVAAKGTEATSGGRPVFTESDLPSKGDLGKYQQRVYYGEKTTQYSIVGGPQKEIDYSDDSGEKTTSYKGNSGVNLSNPVNRAAYAVAFSEPQILYSGAIGDGSRILYNRTPKERVEAVAPWLTIDGDAYPAVVDGKIQWIVDAYTTTNGYPYASRTTLGDTTADSLTADNSQRAVVAQQNQVNYIRNSVKATVDAYTGQVKLYQWDTQDPVLKTWMKAFPGTVEPKTAISDSLLAHLRYPQDLFKVQRELLTRYHVKDAETFLSGSEVWQVPDDPTNTSGSAVPPYYLSMKLPGQTDQAFSLTTTLTPNGRDNLSAFVSVNAEAGTKDYGKIRVLKLPTSEPIDGPKQVQSQFNSEQDIAETISLLKRGDSQVEYGNLLTVPLDGGLLYVEPVYVRGGGLKYPLLRKVLVTYGGNTAFEDTLDAALNKVFETEGPTTEPPPDEGENGTDEPPTTGDPTVQQALEDAQKAFEDGQQALKDGDWEAYGRAQQALEDALKRAEEAQANAGETGETGGSQGGENSDQSGEQGSGSG; from the coding sequence ATGCCGGACCGCGGCGGAGGCCCGACGGGGCCGCGGATCAGAGTGGGCCGACCGTCCCGACGTGTCCGGACACTGCTCATGACGCTGGGCGTCCTTGCCGCTCTCGGCATGGCGTTCGTCATGTTCGCGGGGTTCTGGACGGACTGGCTCTGGTACCGGTCGGTGAAGTACTCCTCCGTCTTCACCACCACGCTGTGGACGAAGATCGGACTCTTCGCCGTCTTCGGTCTGCTGATGGCGGCTTCGGTCGGCTTCAACATCTGGCTGGCGCACCGGCTGCGCCCGCCGCTGAGTGCCATGTCGATGGAGCAGCAGAGCCTCGACCGGTACCGCATGGGCATCGCGCCCTACAAGAAGTGGCTGCTCCTCGGGATCACCGCCCTGGTGGGCCTGATCGCCGGAGCCTCCGCCTCCGGGCAGTGGCGTACGTGGCTGATGTGGGTCAACGGGGTGCCGTTCGGCGAGAAGGACCCCCAGTTCGGCCTGGACGTCGCCTTCTACGCCTTCGACCTGCCCTGGTACCGCTTCCTGCTCGGTTTCGGCTTCGCCGCCGCCGTGCTGTCGGTGATCGCCGCCGCGCTCACGCACTACCTGTACGGCGGCCTCAGGGTCACCTCCCCGGGCGCGCGTGCCACGGCCGCGGCCACCGGCCACCTGTCGGTGCTCCTCGGTATCTTCGTCGCCCTGAAGGCGGTCGCGTACTGGCTCGACCGGTACGGGCTCGCGGTGAAGTCCAGTGACTTCAAGGCGACGGGCAACTGGACGGGCCTCAGGTACGTCGACGCGAACGCGTATCTGCCGGCCAAGACGATCCTGTTCTGCATCGCCGTCATCTGCGCGGTGCTGTTCTTCGCCACCATCTGGCGACGCACCTGGCAGTTGCCGGTCATCGGCTTCGGCCTGATGGTGCTCTCCGCGATCCTCATCGGCGGGCTGTACCCGGCGATCGTCCAGAAGTTCCAGGTCCAGCCGAACGAGCAGGCCAAGGAAGCGCCGTACGTCGAGAAGAACCTGGTGGCGACACGTCAGGCCTATGGCATCGACGGGACCGAGGTCGAGGAGTACTCGGGCACGAGCGACACCACCGACAAGGCCAAGCTGCGCGCGGACGCCGACACCACGGCGAGCATCCGCATGCTCGACCCGAACATCGTCTCGCCGACGTTCCAGCAGCTGCAGCAGATGAGGAACTACTACGCGTTCCCGACGAACCTGGACGTCGACCGGTACGGCGGCGAGGACGGCGCGGAGCAGGACACCGTCATCGGTCTGCGCGAGCTGAACCTCGCCGGCATCCCGAAGAACAACTGGATCAACGACCACTTCCGCTACACCCACGGCTACGGCGTGGTCGCCGCCAAGGGCACCGAGGCCACCTCCGGCGGCCGCCCGGTGTTCACGGAGTCCGACCTGCCGTCCAAGGGCGACCTGGGCAAGTACCAGCAGCGGGTCTACTACGGCGAGAAGACCACCCAGTACTCGATCGTCGGCGGTCCCCAGAAGGAGATCGACTACTCCGACGACAGCGGTGAGAAGACCACCAGCTACAAGGGCAACAGCGGGGTCAATCTCTCCAACCCGGTCAACCGGGCCGCGTACGCGGTGGCGTTCAGTGAGCCGCAGATCCTGTACTCCGGCGCTATCGGCGACGGTTCGCGGATCCTGTACAACCGCACGCCCAAGGAGCGCGTGGAAGCGGTCGCCCCCTGGCTGACCATCGACGGTGACGCCTACCCGGCCGTCGTCGACGGCAAGATCCAGTGGATCGTCGACGCGTACACCACCACCAACGGCTACCCGTACGCCTCCCGCACCACCCTGGGCGACACGACGGCCGACTCGCTGACCGCGGACAACAGCCAGCGCGCGGTGGTGGCCCAGCAGAACCAGGTCAACTACATCCGCAACTCGGTGAAGGCGACCGTCGACGCGTACACCGGCCAGGTCAAGCTCTACCAGTGGGACACCCAGGACCCGGTCCTGAAGACCTGGATGAAGGCGTTCCCCGGCACGGTGGAGCCGAAGACGGCCATCTCGGACTCGCTGCTGGCCCATCTGCGGTACCCGCAGGACCTCTTCAAGGTCCAGCGTGAACTGCTGACCCGTTACCACGTGAAGGACGCCGAGACGTTCCTCAGCGGCAGCGAGGTGTGGCAGGTCCCGGACGACCCGACCAACACCTCGGGCAGCGCGGTCCCGCCGTACTACCTGAGCATGAAGCTGCCGGGTCAGACGGACCAGGCGTTCTCGCTGACCACGACGCTCACCCCGAACGGCCGGGACAACCTCAGTGCCTTCGTGTCGGTCAACGCCGAGGCGGGCACCAAGGACTACGGCAAGATCAGAGTCCTGAAACTGCCGACCAGCGAACCGATCGACGGACCCAAACAGGTCCAGAGCCAGTTCAACTCCGAGCAGGACATCGCCGAGACCATCAGCCTCCTCAAGAGAGGTGACTCGCAGGTCGAGTACGGCAACCTCCTGACGGTCCCGCTCGACGGCGGACTGCTGTACGTGGAGCCCGTCTACGTACGCGGTGGCGGACTCAAGTACCCGTTGCTGCGCAAGGTCCTGGTGACCTACGGCGGCAACACGGCCTTCGAGGACACCCTCGACGCCGCGCTCAACAAGGTGTTCGAGACGGAGGGTCCGACCACCGAGCCGCCGCCGGACGAGGGCGAAAACGGCACCGACGAGCCGCCGACCACCGGTGACCCGACGGTCCAACAGGCCCTGGAAGACGCCCAGAAGGCATTCGAAGACGGTCAGCAGGCCCTCAAGGACGGCGACTGGGAGGCGTACGGCCGGGCCCAGCAGGCCCTGGAGGACGCGCTGAAGCGGGCCGAGGAGGCGCAGGCCAACGCCGGTGAGACCGGTGAGACCGGCGGCTCCCAAGGCGGCGAGAACAGCGACCAGAGCGGCGAACAGGGCTCCGGGAGCGGGTGA
- a CDS encoding AIM24 family protein has translation MHSTLFAHIPVEHTERYTLQNPQLLKTDVTIGSSPVLARQGAMVAFEGQVEFDSQYRNRSWRNAERMTGERLELMRCKGNGIVYLANFAQYLHIMEVGRGITVDSSAVLAFDGSLNVGIVAVDSAVEVASAGAYNLELSGGGKVVLMTSGEPLALEVTPEKNICVDSDAVIAWSTSLRTQLQAPTSTSAVWRRRGSTGEGWEMHFGGSGHVLVQPSELLPPQHLRTSGVLGQFGMGAGGLSGNSLGGSRN, from the coding sequence ATGCACAGCACACTCTTCGCGCACATCCCGGTGGAGCACACCGAGCGCTACACGCTGCAGAACCCGCAACTGCTGAAGACCGACGTCACCATCGGCAGCAGCCCCGTCCTCGCCCGGCAGGGCGCGATGGTCGCGTTCGAGGGACAGGTCGAGTTCGACAGCCAGTACCGCAACCGCAGCTGGCGCAATGCCGAGCGGATGACCGGTGAGCGGCTCGAGCTCATGCGCTGCAAGGGCAACGGGATCGTGTATCTCGCCAACTTCGCGCAGTACCTGCACATCATGGAGGTCGGTCGCGGCATCACCGTCGACTCCTCCGCCGTTCTGGCCTTCGACGGTTCGCTCAACGTCGGCATTGTCGCCGTGGACAGCGCCGTCGAGGTGGCCTCGGCCGGGGCTTACAACCTGGAGCTGTCCGGCGGCGGCAAGGTCGTCCTGATGACCTCGGGCGAGCCGCTGGCCCTCGAGGTGACCCCCGAGAAGAACATCTGCGTCGACTCGGACGCCGTCATCGCCTGGTCCACCTCGCTGCGGACGCAGCTCCAGGCGCCCACCTCGACCTCCGCCGTGTGGCGTCGCCGGGGCTCCACCGGCGAGGGCTGGGAGATGCACTTCGGGGGCAGCGGGCACGTCCTGGTGCAGCCGAGCGAGCTGCTGCCGCCGCAGCACCTGCGTACGTCCGGGGTGCTCGGGCAGTTCGGCATGGGCGCCGGCGGGCTGAGCGGGAACTCTCTCGGGGGAAGCCGCAACTGA
- a CDS encoding AIM24 family protein, which produces MDLQTLNAHRSMPTGVRMSVHSSKTLKVMMVTGQDLLAKAGSMIAYDGYVQFDGPPATLRRSAEEMVTGEGGKLMLCRGDGELYLADYGGDVLILHLNNEALSVNGPTLLACDASLQLSIEPVKGLAKLSGSGLTNLVIRGTGWVALVSRGEPISLDCAERETYVDPDALIAWTDGLDMKARRTIKASALIGRGSGEAFQIGFKGQGFVVVQPSEDTGDRFKIRG; this is translated from the coding sequence ATGGACCTCCAGACACTCAACGCGCACCGCTCCATGCCCACCGGCGTCCGTATGAGCGTTCACAGCTCCAAGACGCTCAAGGTCATGATGGTCACCGGACAGGACCTCCTGGCCAAGGCCGGCTCGATGATCGCGTACGACGGCTATGTGCAGTTCGACGGCCCGCCCGCCACGCTGCGCCGCAGCGCCGAGGAGATGGTCACCGGTGAGGGCGGCAAGCTGATGCTCTGCCGGGGCGACGGGGAGCTCTACCTCGCCGACTACGGCGGTGACGTCCTCATCCTGCACCTGAACAACGAGGCGCTCTCCGTCAACGGCCCCACCCTGCTGGCCTGCGACGCCTCCCTCCAGCTCTCCATCGAGCCGGTCAAGGGCCTCGCCAAGCTCTCCGGTTCCGGTCTGACCAACCTCGTGATCCGCGGCACCGGATGGGTCGCCCTGGTCAGCCGGGGCGAGCCGATCTCCCTCGACTGCGCCGAACGGGAGACGTACGTCGACCCGGACGCCCTGATCGCCTGGACGGACGGCCTCGACATGAAGGCCCGCCGCACCATCAAGGCCAGTGCGCTCATCGGCCGGGGCAGCGGCGAAGCCTTCCAGATCGGCTTCAAGGGACAGGGCTTCGTGGTCGTCCAGCCCAGCGAGGACACCGGCGACCGCTTCAAGATCCGTGGCTGA
- a CDS encoding molybdenum cofactor biosynthesis protein MoaE yields the protein MAVNNDHPGEHGADEPIKLIGIRDTPLSVDEVFRAVGDDASGGTALFVGTVRNHDGGADVDALGYSCHPSAEAEMRRIAEKVVAEYPVRALAAVHRIGDLRVGDLAVVVAVSCPHRGEAFDACRKLIDDLKHEVPIWKHQRFSDGTDEWVGA from the coding sequence ATGGCAGTGAACAATGATCATCCCGGTGAGCACGGGGCTGACGAGCCCATCAAGCTGATCGGTATCCGGGACACACCGCTCTCCGTCGATGAGGTGTTCCGGGCGGTCGGGGACGACGCCTCCGGGGGGACCGCGCTCTTCGTGGGGACGGTGCGGAACCACGACGGGGGCGCCGATGTCGATGCGCTGGGCTATTCGTGCCATCCCAGCGCCGAGGCCGAGATGCGGCGGATCGCGGAGAAGGTCGTCGCGGAGTACCCGGTACGGGCGCTCGCGGCGGTGCACCGCATAGGGGATCTCAGGGTCGGCGACCTCGCCGTCGTAGTCGCCGTGTCGTGTCCGCATCGGGGAGAGGCCTTCGACGCCTGTCGCAAGCTGATCGACGATCTCAAGCACGAGGTGCCGATCTGGAAGCACCAGAGGTTCTCCGACGGCACAGATGAATGGGTCGGCGCGTAG
- a CDS encoding YlbL family protein encodes MPRRTATMLASTLMLIALLCAGVLIPVPYSEMSPGPTVNTLGDHGGEPVLQISGHKTYATSGHLNMTTVRVTSADYKMNLVEAVYGWLAHDNKVVPHDTLYPDGKTEEESTQENAEEFSQSQESAKVAALKELDITVKSWVIVSTVLKDSPAEGKLHAGDVIKSVDGTAVKAPEDVATLVTKHKPGEDVDFVIVPAKAQAAAEKENKTATETEKVTITTAKSDDTGEDRAIVGISAGTDHTFPFTIDIKLADVGGPSAGLMFALGIYDKLTPGNLTGGKFVAGTGTIDDEGKVGPIGGIEMKTVGARSKGAEYFLTPKDNCAAAAKDTPDGLTLVKVDTIDDALGALEDIRSGDTADLPKCTTKG; translated from the coding sequence ATGCCACGCCGCACCGCGACGATGCTCGCCTCCACCCTGATGCTGATCGCGCTCCTGTGTGCGGGAGTGCTCATTCCCGTGCCGTATTCGGAGATGTCACCCGGGCCGACGGTGAACACGCTCGGGGACCACGGCGGCGAGCCGGTGCTGCAGATCTCGGGACACAAGACCTACGCGACGAGCGGGCATCTGAACATGACCACCGTCCGGGTCACGAGCGCCGACTACAAGATGAACCTCGTCGAGGCCGTGTACGGATGGCTGGCACACGACAACAAGGTCGTGCCCCACGACACGCTGTACCCGGACGGCAAGACCGAGGAGGAGTCGACACAGGAGAACGCCGAGGAGTTCAGCCAGTCCCAGGAGAGCGCCAAGGTCGCCGCCCTGAAGGAGCTGGACATAACGGTGAAGTCCTGGGTGATCGTCTCCACGGTCCTCAAGGACTCCCCGGCCGAGGGCAAGCTGCACGCCGGGGACGTCATCAAGTCCGTCGACGGTACGGCGGTCAAGGCGCCCGAGGATGTCGCGACGCTGGTCACCAAACACAAACCGGGCGAGGACGTCGACTTTGTCATCGTGCCCGCCAAGGCGCAGGCCGCCGCGGAGAAGGAGAACAAGACGGCGACCGAGACCGAGAAGGTCACGATCACCACCGCCAAGTCCGACGACACCGGTGAGGACCGGGCGATCGTCGGGATCTCCGCCGGGACCGATCACACGTTCCCGTTCACCATCGACATCAAGCTCGCCGACGTGGGCGGCCCGAGCGCCGGACTGATGTTCGCCCTCGGCATCTACGACAAGCTGACGCCGGGCAACCTCACCGGCGGCAAGTTCGTGGCGGGCACCGGCACGATCGACGACGAGGGCAAGGTCGGCCCGATCGGCGGCATCGAGATGAAGACGGTCGGCGCGCGCAGCAAGGGCGCCGAGTACTTCCTGACGCCCAAGGACAACTGCGCCGCGGCCGCCAAGGACACCCCCGACGGCCTCACCCTCGTCAAGGTGGACACTATCGACGACGCGCTCGGCGCCCTGGAGGACATCCGCTCCGGCGACACCGCCGACCTGCCGAAATGCACCACCAAGGGCTGA
- a CDS encoding NUDIX hydrolase, whose translation MSLYDDAVLVLKGYEDQPELRQAYLDHLAAHPDGMWKACGAGHLTASGLVIDPERGRVLLTLHKKLRMWLQMGGHCEPGDSSLEGAALREGTEESGIAGLTLLPGGPVRLDRHPIPPPCHCHFDVQYALLAPPDAEHLVSDESLDVRWFPYDEVADVADESVVRLLEATRARL comes from the coding sequence GTGAGCCTGTACGACGACGCGGTCCTCGTACTGAAGGGCTACGAGGACCAGCCCGAGCTGCGCCAGGCTTACCTCGACCACTTGGCGGCTCACCCGGACGGCATGTGGAAAGCGTGCGGCGCCGGGCATCTCACGGCGAGCGGCCTGGTGATCGACCCCGAGCGCGGCCGGGTGCTCCTCACCCTCCACAAGAAGCTGCGGATGTGGCTCCAGATGGGCGGCCACTGCGAGCCGGGGGACAGCTCCCTGGAGGGGGCAGCCCTGCGCGAAGGGACGGAGGAGTCCGGCATCGCCGGGCTGACGCTGCTCCCGGGCGGACCGGTGCGCCTGGACCGGCATCCGATCCCACCGCCCTGCCACTGCCACTTCGACGTCCAGTATGCGCTGCTGGCCCCGCCGGACGCCGAGCACCTGGTCAGCGACGAGTCGCTCGACGTCCGCTGGTTCCCGTACGACGAGGTCGCGGACGTGGCCGACGAGTCGGTCGTACGGCTGCTGGAGGCCACGCGGGCACGGCTGTGA
- a CDS encoding PPA1309 family protein: protein MSNTPMAANPLTRAVLEIDEYASGLGWDQPARLFALVDTARLKAQEPALAAQLGLQDESETTGLTPIEQDEIPAGKALDEFLGTIAWPDAVAGCALTVERLMLPPSAESSVPHGLSETKLTAWVAQHPDRQEVRMTVAVLRDGSRDCAIRLREKDSPTEVLTGPELVPGLAEALAATFVD from the coding sequence ATGTCCAACACTCCCATGGCAGCGAACCCGCTCACCCGGGCCGTACTCGAGATCGACGAGTACGCCTCGGGCCTCGGCTGGGACCAGCCCGCTCGCCTCTTCGCCCTCGTAGACACCGCGCGCCTCAAGGCCCAGGAACCCGCCCTCGCGGCCCAGCTCGGTCTTCAGGACGAGTCCGAGACCACCGGTCTCACCCCGATCGAGCAGGACGAGATCCCCGCCGGCAAGGCGCTGGACGAGTTCCTCGGCACCATCGCCTGGCCCGACGCCGTGGCCGGCTGCGCGCTGACCGTGGAGCGGCTGATGCTGCCGCCGTCCGCGGAGTCGTCGGTTCCGCACGGGCTGAGCGAGACGAAGCTGACGGCGTGGGTCGCCCAGCACCCCGACCGCCAGGAGGTCCGCATGACGGTCGCGGTGCTCCGTGACGGCTCCCGCGACTGCGCGATCCGTCTGCGGGAGAAGGACTCCCCGACCGAGGTCCTCACCGGCCCCGAGCTGGTACCGGGGCTTGCGGAGGCGCTGGCGGCGACGTTCGTGGACTGA
- a CDS encoding SDR family oxidoreductase: MSSPDPQVRAARNHSTSSAVRGPVVAVTGAASGVGALLTERLAESDDVRQVIAIDERRGECAAAQWHILDVRDPAIADKLRGADVVVHLAVDLDLGTDSAARSAYNVRGTQTVLTAAAAAGVHRVVLCTSAMVYGALPDNELPLSEDAELRATAEATGVGDLLEIERLARRAPRAHPGLNVTVVRPAVLVGGTDTALTRYFESPRLLVVAGSRPAWQFCHVEDLCGALEYAVLEKVDGELAVGCEGWLEQEEVEELSGIRRMELPSAVALGAAARLHRIGLTPSPAGDLAYTMYPWVVSGSRLHDAGWRPQWTNEEVLAELLEEVSGRHTVAGRRLGRKDATAAGAAGATVALLGTAALVRRARKARRRL; the protein is encoded by the coding sequence GTGAGTTCCCCAGATCCGCAGGTTCGCGCAGCGCGAAACCACTCAACCAGTTCCGCCGTACGCGGACCCGTCGTCGCGGTCACCGGCGCCGCGTCCGGCGTGGGTGCGCTGCTCACCGAGCGGCTCGCCGAGTCCGACGACGTCCGGCAGGTCATCGCCATCGACGAGCGGCGCGGCGAGTGTGCGGCCGCCCAGTGGCACATCCTGGACGTACGGGACCCGGCGATCGCCGACAAGCTGCGCGGGGCGGACGTCGTGGTGCACCTCGCGGTCGACCTCGACCTCGGCACCGATTCTGCGGCGCGCAGCGCGTACAACGTACGCGGCACGCAGACCGTGCTCACCGCGGCCGCCGCGGCCGGGGTGCACCGGGTCGTGCTGTGCACCTCGGCGATGGTCTACGGGGCGTTGCCCGACAATGAGCTGCCGCTCTCCGAGGACGCCGAGCTGCGGGCGACCGCCGAGGCGACCGGGGTCGGCGACCTGTTGGAGATCGAGCGGCTCGCACGCCGGGCGCCGCGCGCCCATCCGGGCCTCAATGTCACCGTCGTACGGCCCGCTGTCCTCGTCGGAGGTACGGACACCGCGCTGACCAGGTACTTCGAGTCGCCTCGGCTGCTCGTGGTGGCAGGGTCGCGGCCCGCCTGGCAGTTCTGCCATGTCGAGGATCTGTGCGGTGCGCTGGAGTACGCCGTGCTGGAGAAGGTCGACGGGGAGCTGGCCGTCGGGTGCGAGGGATGGCTGGAGCAGGAGGAGGTCGAGGAGCTCAGCGGGATCCGGCGGATGGAGCTGCCGTCGGCGGTCGCGCTGGGAGCCGCGGCTCGGCTGCACCGGATCGGGCTGACGCCTTCGCCGGCCGGGGATCTGGCGTACACGATGTATCCGTGGGTCGTGAGCGGGAGTCGGCTGCATGACGCCGGGTGGCGGCCGCAGTGGACGAACGAGGAGGTGCTCGCGGAGCTGCTGGAGGAGGTTTCCGGGCGGCACACCGTGGCTGGTCGACGGCTGGGGCGGAAGGACGCGACGGCGGCGGGGGCCGCTGGCGCGACGGTCGCGCTGCTGGGTACGGCGGCGTTGGTGCGGCGGGCGCGGAAGGCTCGGCGGCGGCTGTAG
- a CDS encoding zinc-dependent metalloprotease has translation MSDTPFGFGLPPEEPDDGDEGKKKDQQSGGGQGPANPFGFAFPGAGGSGADNPFAAMFGSMNPGDLGAAFQQLGQMLSYEGGPVNWDMARQIARQTVSQGTADGTKDESVGPAERTAVEEAVRLADLWLDDATSLPSGAGSAVAWSRAEWVEATLPAWKELVDPVAERVGGAMGDILPEEMQAMAGPLIGMMRSMGGAMFGTQIGQAVGVLAGEVVGSTDVGLPLGPAGRAALLPLNVEAFGKDLGVAKDEVRLYLALREAAHQRLFAHVPWLRSHLFGAVEGYARGIKVDTAKLEDVVGRFDPQNPEELQQALQQGMFQPEDTPEQKAALARLETALALVEGWVDAVVHAAAKPRLSSADALRETLRRRRATGGPAEQTFATLIGLELRPRRLRDASRLWASLTDARGVDGRDALWAHPDMLPTASDLDDPDGFVHREQLDFSELDKMLGEAADGSTEKPDLKKKDDDTE, from the coding sequence GTGAGTGACACCCCATTCGGATTCGGCCTTCCGCCGGAGGAGCCGGACGACGGCGACGAGGGCAAGAAGAAGGACCAGCAGAGCGGTGGTGGTCAGGGACCGGCCAACCCGTTCGGCTTCGCCTTCCCCGGGGCCGGCGGCTCCGGCGCCGACAATCCGTTCGCCGCGATGTTCGGTTCCATGAACCCGGGCGACCTGGGCGCCGCCTTCCAGCAGCTGGGCCAGATGCTCTCGTACGAGGGCGGCCCGGTGAACTGGGACATGGCCAGGCAGATCGCCCGCCAGACGGTCTCCCAGGGGACCGCCGACGGCACGAAGGACGAGAGCGTCGGTCCCGCCGAGCGCACCGCGGTCGAGGAGGCCGTCCGCCTGGCCGACCTGTGGCTGGACGACGCGACGTCGCTGCCGTCCGGCGCGGGCTCCGCCGTGGCGTGGAGCCGCGCGGAGTGGGTGGAGGCGACCCTGCCCGCCTGGAAGGAGCTCGTCGACCCCGTCGCCGAGCGGGTCGGCGGTGCCATGGGCGACATCCTGCCGGAGGAGATGCAGGCCATGGCCGGCCCGCTGATCGGCATGATGCGCTCCATGGGCGGAGCCATGTTCGGCACGCAGATCGGGCAGGCCGTGGGCGTGCTCGCGGGCGAGGTCGTCGGCTCGACCGACGTCGGCCTGCCGCTAGGCCCGGCCGGGAGGGCCGCCCTGCTGCCGCTGAACGTGGAGGCGTTCGGCAAGGACCTGGGCGTCGCCAAGGACGAGGTGCGGCTCTACCTGGCCCTGCGCGAGGCCGCCCACCAGCGTCTCTTCGCCCATGTGCCGTGGCTGCGCTCGCATTTGTTCGGCGCGGTCGAGGGGTACGCGCGCGGGATCAAGGTCGACACGGCCAAGCTGGAGGACGTGGTCGGCCGGTTCGATCCGCAGAACCCCGAGGAACTGCAGCAGGCACTCCAGCAGGGCATGTTCCAGCCGGAGGACACCCCGGAGCAGAAGGCGGCACTGGCCCGTCTGGAGACGGCCCTGGCGCTCGTCGAGGGCTGGGTGGACGCGGTGGTCCACGCGGCCGCGAAGCCTCGCCTGTCGTCCGCGGACGCGCTGCGCGAGACCCTGCGGCGCCGCCGCGCCACGGGTGGCCCCGCCGAGCAGACGTTCGCCACGCTGATCGGCCTGGAGCTGCGTCCACGTCGGCTGCGTGACGCCTCCCGCCTGTGGGCCTCCCTCACGGACGCGCGCGGTGTCGACGGCCGCGACGCCCTGTGGGCCCACCCGGACATGCTGCCCACGGCCTCCGACCTGGACGACCCGGACGGCTTCGTCCACCGCGAGCAGCTGGACTTCTCCGAGCTGGACAAGATGCTCGGCGAGGCGGCCGACGGCTCCACGGAGAAGCCTGACCTGAAGAAGAAGGACGACGACACCGAGTGA